A stretch of the Microcella sp. genome encodes the following:
- the ilvN gene encoding acetolactate synthase small subunit, with amino-acid sequence MTYHVLSLLVEDKPGLLTRVAGLFARRGFNIRSLAVGTTEIEGLSRITVVVEVEGLPLEQITKQLNKLINVLKIVELDSASSVQREHLLVKVRVDNTTRSQILEAANLFRARVVDVATDSLVIEVTGDTAKVEALLRVLEPYGVKEIAQSGLVAIGRGSKSISERVLKS; translated from the coding sequence ATGACGTATCACGTGCTCTCTCTGCTCGTCGAAGACAAGCCCGGCCTGCTCACGCGCGTCGCCGGCCTCTTCGCGCGGCGCGGCTTCAACATCCGTTCGCTCGCCGTCGGCACGACCGAGATCGAAGGTCTCTCGCGCATCACGGTCGTCGTCGAGGTCGAAGGTCTGCCCCTCGAGCAGATCACCAAGCAGCTCAACAAGCTCATCAACGTGCTCAAGATCGTCGAGCTTGACTCGGCGAGTTCGGTGCAGCGTGAGCACCTGCTTGTCAAGGTGCGCGTCGACAACACGACGCGGTCGCAGATTCTCGAGGCCGCGAACCTGTTCCGGGCCCGCGTCGTCGACGTCGCCACCGACTCGCTCGTCATCGAGGTGACGGGCGACACCGCTAAGGTCGAGGCCCTGCTCAGGGTGCTCGAGCCCTACGGTGTCAAAGAGATCGCGCAGTCGGGCCTCGTGGCCATCGGCCGCGGGTCGAAGAGCATCAGCGAGCGCGTGCTCAAGAGCTGA